The following are encoded in a window of Roseimaritima ulvae genomic DNA:
- a CDS encoding DUF7133 domain-containing protein encodes MRNVTAALLLCALVLAPQSSTDVAAQDASASERPIQALLVTGGCCHDYERQKRILTRGISARANVQWTVVHQGGSTTDTAIPLYNDPNWADGFDIVVHNECFAGVKDPSFVDRILKPHREGTPAILIHCAMHCYRTGDDRWFDFVGLQSPGHGPHYGFTVENLQPQHPIMVGLGDDFVAGKGELYHTVKVFDSATPLGQAKRKSDGTPQVCVWTNDYQGTRVFGTTIGHYNETMAQPKYLDMVTRGLLWAVGRDPAEHFTAADDATNTAIEALVAAPVQPSGGSNLLPQNCCGEGNLAYKKPVTAKSEQANRDAKYLTDGLLNTRWCANGAQRNEWVVVDLEEPKHLRALRLHWEKRKGITYRYTVEGSADKQQWKTLVDASQNEQQGGIRQHDIDAADVRYLRVTFLGSQKGMWGSMWELEASSDQLPELSELSIPQDAAAAPSVADVKSPPGFQVTMFGQPPEVNYPVCLTTAANGDVFVGVDEQGSLGKAKGAGRVLRCVDTDGDGQADKVNVFATMDHPRGLVYDDGSLWVLHPPYLTVFRDTDGDGTSDESELLIEGISTDEVNRRGADHTTNGIRMGIDGWIYIAVGDFGFTKAVAKDGTTLSRRGGGIVRIRPDGTGMEIFAWGLRNILDVSIDPFMNIFTRDNTNDGGGWDIRVSHILQSANYGYPSLYKNFTVETMPPLADYGGGSGCGTMYFQDARWPEGFNDLLLTCDWGRSVVYSHNLPTNGVTYDPQQGTFLTLPRPTDIDVDASGRMYVSSWKNGGFSFSNPDVGFVAQVIPQDFIPHPVPAVDDLDDEALLAALQHPSAAWRWTVQREILRRVAAGGEGFVSQLDALARDAAAPRYGRAAAVFTLGQITRPTAVSALHALLDVAEVRAFAIRAATDSAALLASAPVKRIIAAVDDGDPRVQAAAVIALGRIFARPTAKDRTDAASQRDAAATALLRLTPFEKNATTSEGDDWRQPHPERVLPHLAVKALVEMRAVSTCLDALGGPHQDGALWSLKGMHEPSAVDGLFAKLGTVRDKELRREIWTTLIRLYHQEGPFEKGWWGTRPDTTGPYYDRQTWSESERIAEAIAVALTEADKTLATHIDEQLKRHLVKLGDDANNSAADMQAAEKAIEVPQVDPNNPDQIANLAVSEVVARAMKAEGNAAAGKPLFKAQSCINCHSFANGQQPKGPHLVDIGKRYKKAELIESIVEPSKKIAQGFDTWGFLMVDGSVHTGFVVLESAETVTIRQNNGLSLELLQDDIEERIKREDSMMPEGITDNLTPEQLADLIAYLQSLH; translated from the coding sequence ATGCGAAATGTGACGGCCGCACTATTGCTGTGCGCACTGGTTCTTGCCCCTCAATCCTCCACCGATGTCGCGGCTCAAGATGCCTCCGCGTCGGAGCGACCGATCCAGGCTCTGCTGGTCACCGGTGGTTGCTGCCACGATTACGAACGGCAGAAGCGAATCCTGACCCGCGGCATCAGCGCGCGAGCCAACGTGCAGTGGACCGTCGTGCACCAGGGCGGCAGCACCACCGATACCGCGATCCCGCTGTACAACGATCCCAACTGGGCGGACGGCTTCGACATCGTCGTCCACAACGAATGCTTTGCCGGCGTCAAAGATCCATCCTTCGTCGATCGGATTCTTAAACCGCATCGCGAAGGCACCCCCGCGATCCTGATTCACTGTGCCATGCACTGCTACCGTACTGGCGACGATCGCTGGTTCGATTTCGTCGGCCTGCAGTCCCCCGGCCACGGTCCCCACTATGGCTTCACGGTGGAAAATCTGCAGCCTCAGCATCCCATCATGGTCGGCTTGGGCGATGACTTTGTGGCCGGCAAGGGCGAGCTGTATCACACGGTAAAAGTGTTTGATTCGGCCACGCCTTTAGGACAAGCCAAGCGGAAGTCGGACGGGACGCCCCAGGTTTGTGTGTGGACCAATGACTACCAGGGCACCCGTGTGTTCGGAACCACGATCGGCCACTACAACGAAACCATGGCTCAGCCCAAATATTTGGACATGGTCACGCGGGGCTTGTTGTGGGCCGTCGGCCGCGATCCGGCCGAACATTTCACCGCCGCCGACGACGCTACCAACACGGCGATCGAAGCGTTGGTAGCCGCTCCGGTGCAACCGTCGGGTGGAAGTAACCTGCTGCCACAAAACTGCTGCGGCGAAGGCAACCTGGCTTACAAAAAACCGGTGACCGCCAAGAGCGAGCAAGCGAACCGCGACGCCAAGTACTTGACCGACGGCTTGCTGAACACGCGCTGGTGTGCCAACGGTGCCCAGCGAAACGAATGGGTCGTCGTGGATTTGGAAGAACCCAAACATCTGCGGGCCTTGCGGCTGCACTGGGAAAAACGTAAGGGCATCACTTATCGCTACACCGTCGAAGGCTCGGCGGACAAGCAGCAGTGGAAGACGCTGGTCGACGCTTCGCAGAACGAGCAGCAGGGGGGCATTCGGCAACACGACATCGATGCCGCGGACGTCCGCTACCTGCGCGTCACCTTCCTGGGTTCGCAAAAAGGCATGTGGGGGTCGATGTGGGAACTGGAAGCGTCCTCGGATCAGTTGCCCGAACTGTCCGAATTGTCGATTCCCCAAGATGCCGCCGCCGCTCCGTCGGTCGCCGACGTTAAATCGCCGCCCGGTTTCCAGGTCACGATGTTTGGCCAACCGCCGGAGGTCAACTATCCGGTGTGTTTAACCACCGCGGCCAACGGCGACGTGTTTGTGGGGGTCGATGAACAGGGCTCGTTGGGCAAAGCCAAAGGGGCCGGCCGGGTGCTGCGATGTGTCGACACCGATGGCGACGGCCAAGCCGACAAGGTCAATGTGTTTGCCACCATGGACCATCCCCGCGGTCTGGTCTACGACGACGGTTCGCTGTGGGTTTTGCACCCACCGTATTTGACCGTGTTCCGCGACACCGATGGCGACGGCACGTCGGATGAAAGTGAGTTGTTGATCGAAGGCATCAGTACCGACGAAGTCAATCGTCGCGGTGCGGACCATACCACCAACGGCATCCGCATGGGCATCGACGGTTGGATCTACATCGCCGTGGGCGATTTTGGATTTACGAAAGCGGTCGCCAAAGACGGCACGACACTGTCTCGACGTGGCGGCGGGATCGTCCGCATCCGCCCCGATGGCACGGGCATGGAAATCTTTGCTTGGGGCCTGCGCAATATCCTGGATGTGTCGATCGACCCCTTCATGAATATCTTCACCCGCGACAATACCAACGACGGCGGCGGCTGGGACATTCGTGTCTCGCATATTCTGCAATCGGCAAACTATGGTTACCCCTCGCTGTACAAGAACTTTACCGTCGAGACCATGCCGCCGCTGGCCGATTACGGTGGCGGTTCGGGCTGTGGCACGATGTACTTTCAGGACGCGCGTTGGCCGGAGGGTTTTAATGATCTGTTGCTGACCTGCGACTGGGGACGCAGCGTGGTGTATAGCCACAACCTGCCTACCAATGGCGTCACCTACGATCCCCAGCAAGGCACTTTTCTGACGCTGCCTCGGCCCACCGATATCGACGTTGATGCCAGCGGCCGGATGTACGTCAGCAGTTGGAAAAACGGCGGCTTCAGTTTCAGCAATCCGGACGTTGGCTTCGTCGCTCAAGTCATCCCGCAGGATTTCATTCCGCATCCGGTTCCCGCTGTGGACGATCTCGACGATGAGGCCCTGTTGGCGGCTTTGCAGCATCCCAGTGCCGCTTGGCGGTGGACCGTGCAACGTGAAATCCTGCGACGCGTCGCAGCGGGCGGCGAAGGATTTGTGTCGCAGCTGGACGCTCTGGCCCGCGACGCGGCGGCGCCCCGGTACGGCCGTGCCGCAGCCGTATTTACGCTCGGCCAGATCACCAGGCCCACCGCGGTGTCCGCCCTGCACGCTCTGCTGGACGTGGCCGAAGTGCGAGCATTTGCGATTCGAGCCGCCACCGATAGTGCCGCGTTGTTGGCGTCCGCCCCGGTGAAACGCATCATCGCAGCCGTCGACGATGGCGACCCGCGCGTGCAGGCCGCGGCAGTAATCGCTCTGGGACGCATTTTTGCTCGGCCGACCGCCAAGGACCGCACAGATGCTGCCTCTCAACGTGATGCTGCGGCTACGGCGCTACTGCGGCTGACGCCGTTTGAAAAAAACGCCACGACCAGCGAAGGCGACGATTGGCGACAGCCGCATCCCGAACGCGTGTTACCGCATTTGGCCGTCAAAGCGTTGGTGGAAATGCGAGCCGTTTCGACGTGCTTGGACGCCTTGGGCGGACCCCATCAAGACGGTGCGTTGTGGTCGCTCAAGGGGATGCATGAACCCAGTGCCGTTGATGGCTTGTTCGCCAAACTGGGCACGGTCCGCGACAAAGAACTGCGTCGCGAGATCTGGACCACGCTGATTCGCTTGTACCATCAAGAAGGCCCCTTCGAAAAAGGTTGGTGGGGCACTCGCCCCGATACCACGGGGCCTTACTACGATCGGCAGACGTGGAGCGAATCGGAACGTATCGCTGAAGCCATCGCCGTGGCGCTGACCGAAGCGGATAAGACACTGGCAACGCATATCGACGAACAACTGAAACGACATCTGGTCAAACTGGGCGACGATGCCAACAACAGCGCCGCCGACATGCAGGCGGCCGAGAAAGCCATCGAGGTGCCACAGGTCGATCCCAATAACCCCGATCAGATCGCCAACCTGGCTGTCAGCGAAGTTGTGGCTCGAGCCATGAAGGCCGAGGGTAATGCCGCGGCCGGCAAGCCGCTGTTCAAAGCTCAGTCGTGCATCAACTGCCACAGTTTCGCCAACGGCCAGCAGCCCAAGGGCCCGCATCTGGTGGACATCGGCAAACGCTACAAGAAAGCAGAATTGATCGAATCGATTGTGGAGCCCAGCAAGAAGATCGCGCAGGGTTTTGATACCTGGGGTTTTTTGATGGTTGATGGCAGCGTACACACAGGCTTTGTGGTGTTGGAAAGCGCCGAGACGGTGACGATTCGCCAGAACAACGGGTTGTCGTTAGAACTGTTGCAGGACGACATCGAAGAGCGGATTAAGCGAGAGGATTCGATGATGCCCGAGGGCATTACCGACAATTTAACGCCCGAGCAGCTGGCCGATCTGATCGCCTACCTACAGTCGCTTCACTAA
- a CDS encoding DUF1559 domain-containing protein, protein MMNHARKVPGGFTLVELLVVIAIIGVLVGLLLPAVQAAREAARRMSCSNNVKQISLAMHNYHDTYGSFCPGNTAWNGRQTASTRIAGTPENNGAWYNGMYGWPALILHFSEGSALYESIDFNQLPGTEERGDTWFNEFGPEPNAPAINMTAAANMPEMFRCPSTPTLGPDNGFKDYSGNAGNAPSSCCPERANRSNGLFHKNSDVRMRDITDGTSNTFMILEQSNYVPGISRATNPFIWVNHQSQGLSMSNQGSRSFQPNIAIGNVTGRYARSMHPGGLMVSMADGSVRFVAETVSQAVWRGTFTRNGDEVITLE, encoded by the coding sequence ATGATGAACCATGCGAGAAAAGTCCCTGGCGGATTTACGCTGGTCGAGTTGCTGGTGGTGATTGCAATTATTGGTGTCCTGGTCGGATTATTGCTGCCCGCGGTGCAGGCGGCGCGGGAAGCGGCGCGACGGATGTCGTGTAGTAATAACGTCAAGCAGATCAGTTTGGCGATGCACAATTACCACGATACGTATGGCTCGTTTTGCCCGGGCAACACGGCCTGGAACGGTCGCCAGACCGCCTCGACGCGGATTGCGGGCACGCCGGAAAACAACGGCGCCTGGTACAACGGGATGTATGGCTGGCCGGCGCTGATCCTGCACTTTTCCGAGGGCTCGGCGCTCTACGAATCGATCGACTTCAATCAGTTGCCCGGTACCGAAGAACGCGGCGACACGTGGTTCAACGAGTTTGGTCCGGAACCCAACGCGCCGGCCATCAACATGACCGCAGCCGCTAACATGCCGGAGATGTTTCGCTGCCCCAGCACGCCCACGTTGGGCCCGGACAACGGATTTAAGGACTACAGTGGCAACGCTGGCAATGCCCCCAGCAGTTGCTGTCCCGAACGAGCCAACCGCAGCAACGGTTTGTTCCATAAGAACAGCGATGTGCGGATGCGTGACATCACCGATGGCACCTCCAACACGTTTATGATTTTGGAGCAATCGAATTACGTTCCCGGCATTTCCCGGGCGACCAACCCCTTCATCTGGGTCAACCATCAGTCCCAGGGGCTGTCGATGTCGAACCAGGGTTCGCGTTCTTTCCAACCCAATATCGCGATTGGCAATGTCACCGGCCGCTATGCGCGCAGTATGCATCCCGGTGGTTTGATGGTATCGATGGCCGACGGCAGCGTGCGGTTTGTCGCCGAAACGGTCTCGCAAGCGGTCTGGCGCGGCACGTTCACCCGCAACGGCGACGAAGTGATCACGCTGGAGTAG
- the malQ gene encoding 4-alpha-glucanotransferase, producing MHFPRSSGILLPVTSLPGPHGIGDLGASAYAFVEFLQAAGQRIWQILPLGPPAQGNSPYSCISAFAGNPLLISLSQLVDDGLLAAADVAALKLDADDPSNADYEAAAALKEPLLQQAYASFCQAGDSPLRPAYQQFCRQQADWLDDYARYEACLNEFGTADWTRWPNELVQRSPEGLAAWDDRLAERIERAKFLQFVFDQQWTRLKRYANERQIRMYGDMPIFVAHQSADVWAHQDLFSLDEHGRPTLVAGVPPDYFSKTGQRWGNPLYRWDVLEATDYAWWTARFRVALEQFDLLRVDHFRGFESYWEIPAEARTAVEGRWQPGPGAKPFDAARRALGELPIIAEDLGMITEEVHQLREQLGFPGMRVLQFGFDSLDDDFHRPHQYPQHSVAYTGTHDNETIMGWYRKRKPPATGVDPMTHYLGGDQPVHWQLIAAVWESKSDTAIVPMQDLLGLGNEARMNLPGKAKGNWQWRVEASTWTADLAAQLKQLTSKSGR from the coding sequence ATGCACTTCCCACGATCATCCGGCATATTGCTGCCAGTTACGAGCTTGCCGGGTCCTCATGGGATCGGCGACTTGGGGGCCAGCGCGTATGCGTTTGTCGAATTTCTGCAGGCCGCCGGCCAGCGGATATGGCAAATCCTTCCGCTCGGCCCGCCCGCCCAGGGCAACTCGCCGTACAGCTGCATCTCCGCCTTCGCCGGTAACCCGCTGCTGATCAGCCTGTCACAATTGGTCGACGATGGCTTGTTGGCGGCGGCCGACGTGGCTGCTCTAAAGCTTGACGCTGACGATCCGTCCAACGCCGATTACGAAGCTGCCGCGGCACTCAAAGAACCGCTGTTGCAGCAGGCTTATGCAAGTTTTTGCCAAGCCGGTGATTCGCCTCTGCGACCGGCCTACCAGCAATTCTGTCGCCAACAGGCAGACTGGCTGGACGATTATGCCCGCTACGAAGCTTGTCTGAATGAGTTTGGTACGGCCGATTGGACTCGCTGGCCCAACGAATTGGTGCAACGTTCGCCCGAGGGACTAGCGGCTTGGGACGATCGCTTGGCGGAGCGAATCGAGCGGGCCAAGTTTCTGCAGTTCGTGTTCGATCAGCAGTGGACCCGGCTGAAACGTTATGCCAATGAGCGGCAGATCCGAATGTACGGGGACATGCCCATTTTTGTCGCGCATCAGAGCGCCGACGTGTGGGCGCATCAAGACCTATTCAGTCTGGACGAACACGGCCGGCCCACGCTGGTCGCCGGCGTGCCGCCGGACTATTTCAGCAAAACCGGCCAACGCTGGGGCAACCCGCTGTACCGCTGGGATGTGCTGGAAGCCACCGACTACGCCTGGTGGACGGCGCGGTTTCGCGTCGCCCTTGAGCAGTTCGATCTGCTCCGCGTCGACCACTTCCGCGGCTTCGAGTCTTATTGGGAGATCCCCGCCGAAGCGCGAACGGCGGTCGAAGGGCGTTGGCAACCCGGGCCGGGCGCCAAACCCTTTGACGCGGCTCGGCGGGCACTGGGCGAGTTGCCGATTATCGCCGAAGACCTGGGCATGATCACCGAAGAAGTGCATCAATTACGCGAGCAACTGGGGTTTCCCGGCATGCGGGTCCTGCAGTTCGGCTTCGATTCGCTGGACGACGACTTTCACCGACCGCATCAGTATCCCCAGCACTCGGTGGCTTACACCGGCACGCACGATAACGAAACCATCATGGGCTGGTATCGCAAACGCAAGCCGCCTGCCACCGGCGTGGATCCGATGACGCACTACCTGGGCGGCGACCAGCCGGTCCATTGGCAACTGATCGCCGCGGTTTGGGAATCCAAGTCGGATACGGCGATCGTTCCCATGCAGGACCTGCTGGGACTGGGCAACGAGGCGCGGATGAACCTGCCGGGAAAAGCCAAAGGCAATTGGCAATGGCGCGTCGAAGCCAGCACCTGGACCGCCGACTTGGCGGCTCAGCTAAAACAGCTGACCAGCAAGTCAGGACGCTAA
- a CDS encoding glycogen/starch/alpha-glucan phosphorylase, whose product MTKTLDQKSQVTDASSESILGPLPHELRRHLYYTLGHHRPNGDPTYYYRALAYAVRDRISDQWQKTQDRFAASDSRRVHYLSLEFLLGRSLNNAVQNLELEQPVREALQQYGCHLEAIAEEELDAGLGNGGLGRLAACFLDSCANLQLPVTGYGIRYEFGMFHQHIENGRQVEDPDHWLRDGNPWEIERRESTRTIKMYGHTQRVMDQDGAMRVRWVATNDLLAVPFDMPIPGYKNQTINTLRLWKANTTDIFDLEEFNAGSYPEAVAAKNTAEQISMVLYPNDASENGKELRLKQQYFLVSASLQDVLAQWVKKHGEDFTDFGKQNCFQLNDTHPASAVPELMRLLLDEHKLDWDTAWKITSECMAYTNHTLLPEALERWSVSLFNRLLPRLLEIIYEINERFLAQVDELYPGDVELRKRLSLIEEGSEPHIRMAYLSIVGSFSVNGVAHLHTELLKSGLFADFYKIWPKKFNNKTNGVTQRRWLSHCNPPLRDLLNETIGKGWESDLERMTALVPYADDAEFRKRWGEVKLTNKRRLVEYVKKHTAIEFPEAAMFDVQVKRIHEYKRQLLNVLHVIHLYNRIRRGDTEGMVPRCVLIGGKAAPGYHVAKLIVKLINNVAAVVNSEPKTQDLLKLVFFPNYRVSAMEVICPGTELSEQISTAGKEASGTGNMKFMMNGALTIGTLDGANIEIREKAGAENFFLFGLDAAGVVKTKQNYNPNAIIAADAEIRQVMELLEGGHFNKTEPGIFDLLTSGLRNPQDQWLTIADFRSYIDAQQVAADTYADQDKWNRMSILNAANSGWFSSDRTIKQYAQEIWGVEPLDS is encoded by the coding sequence ATGACGAAAACGCTGGATCAGAAATCTCAAGTCACCGACGCGAGCTCGGAGTCCATCCTGGGACCGCTTCCTCATGAGCTTCGGCGCCACCTGTACTACACCTTGGGGCATCACCGTCCCAACGGTGATCCAACTTATTATTATCGCGCGCTGGCCTATGCGGTTCGCGATCGGATCAGCGACCAGTGGCAGAAGACCCAGGATCGCTTTGCGGCCTCAGACAGTCGTCGGGTGCACTATCTGTCACTGGAGTTCCTGCTCGGTCGTTCGCTGAACAACGCCGTACAGAATCTTGAATTGGAGCAACCAGTCCGTGAGGCTTTGCAGCAGTACGGTTGCCATCTGGAAGCGATCGCGGAAGAGGAACTGGACGCGGGGCTGGGCAACGGGGGCCTGGGACGCTTGGCGGCTTGTTTCTTGGACAGCTGTGCCAATTTGCAGTTGCCGGTGACCGGATACGGCATCCGCTACGAATTTGGCATGTTCCACCAGCACATTGAAAATGGTCGTCAGGTGGAAGACCCCGACCACTGGCTGCGCGATGGCAACCCCTGGGAGATCGAGCGACGCGAATCGACTCGCACGATCAAAATGTACGGACACACGCAGCGTGTGATGGATCAGGACGGGGCGATGCGAGTTCGCTGGGTGGCCACCAACGATCTGTTGGCGGTACCTTTCGACATGCCGATTCCGGGTTACAAGAACCAGACCATCAATACGTTGCGATTATGGAAAGCCAACACCACGGACATCTTTGATCTGGAAGAGTTTAATGCGGGCAGTTATCCCGAAGCGGTCGCCGCGAAGAATACGGCGGAGCAGATTTCGATGGTGTTGTATCCCAACGACGCCAGCGAAAACGGCAAAGAGCTGCGGTTGAAGCAACAGTACTTTTTGGTTTCGGCCAGCCTGCAAGATGTGTTGGCGCAGTGGGTCAAAAAACACGGTGAAGACTTCACCGATTTTGGTAAGCAGAATTGCTTCCAGTTGAACGATACCCACCCCGCGTCGGCCGTGCCGGAATTGATGCGGTTGTTGCTGGACGAGCATAAACTGGATTGGGATACGGCTTGGAAGATCACCTCAGAGTGCATGGCGTATACCAACCACACTCTGTTGCCCGAGGCGCTTGAACGTTGGTCGGTCAGCCTATTCAATCGTTTGCTGCCGCGGTTGTTGGAAATCATCTACGAAATCAATGAGCGTTTCCTGGCTCAGGTGGACGAGTTGTATCCCGGTGATGTGGAGCTGCGCAAACGGCTATCGCTGATCGAAGAGGGCAGCGAGCCGCACATCCGGATGGCTTACCTGAGCATCGTGGGCAGTTTTTCGGTCAACGGTGTGGCTCACCTACATACCGAATTGTTGAAGTCCGGTTTGTTTGCCGACTTCTACAAAATCTGGCCTAAGAAGTTCAACAACAAGACCAACGGTGTGACCCAACGTCGCTGGCTGTCGCACTGCAATCCGCCGTTGCGTGATCTGTTGAACGAGACGATCGGCAAGGGCTGGGAATCGGATCTGGAACGGATGACCGCCCTGGTACCGTATGCCGATGACGCGGAGTTCCGCAAACGTTGGGGCGAGGTCAAGCTGACCAACAAGCGTCGATTGGTAGAATACGTCAAGAAACACACCGCCATTGAATTCCCGGAAGCGGCGATGTTCGATGTGCAGGTCAAGCGGATCCACGAGTACAAACGCCAACTGCTGAATGTGCTGCACGTGATCCACTTGTACAACCGCATCCGCCGCGGCGACACCGAGGGCATGGTTCCGCGTTGCGTGTTGATCGGTGGCAAAGCGGCTCCTGGATACCACGTGGCCAAGTTGATCGTCAAATTGATCAATAACGTCGCCGCGGTGGTCAACTCCGAACCCAAGACCCAAGACCTGCTGAAGCTGGTGTTCTTCCCCAACTACCGCGTCTCGGCGATGGAAGTTATCTGTCCGGGAACCGAATTGTCGGAGCAGATTTCCACCGCGGGCAAGGAAGCATCTGGGACGGGCAACATGAAGTTCATGATGAACGGCGCGTTGACGATCGGCACCTTGGACGGAGCCAATATCGAGATTCGCGAAAAGGCCGGTGCCGAAAACTTCTTCCTGTTCGGCCTGGATGCCGCCGGCGTGGTGAAGACCAAGCAGAACTACAATCCCAACGCCATCATTGCCGCCGACGCCGAGATCCGGCAGGTCATGGAATTGCTCGAAGGCGGGCATTTTAACAAGACCGAGCCCGGTATCTTCGACCTGTTGACCAGCGGCTTGCGTAATCCGCAGGACCAGTGGCTGACGATCGCGGATTTCCGCAGTTACATCGACGCTCAACAGGTGGCCGCCGATACCTATGCCGACCAGGACAAGTGGAATCGGATGAGTATCTTGAACGCCGCCAACAGCGGTTGGTTCTCCAGTGACCGCACGATCAAACAGTACGCCCAAGAGATTTGGGGTGTGGAACCACTGGATTCATAG
- a CDS encoding Tex family protein, whose protein sequence is METQQDLATLAAAIAAELNLPPRHVRAAIELLNAGNTIPFIARYRKEATSGLDEIALRAIENALEKAHTLAARKATVLKTIGEQGQLTDSLRAKIEACGDLPTLELIYLPFKPKRRTRATLARQRGLQPLADTLLQQQPLKQSKQDALQAFVSAEKEVPDRDAALQGALDIVAEQWSENAGTRTWMTQKAFTQGQITSQVKRGKKDEADKFEQYIDRHESVKRMPSHRLLAMLRGEAEGVLRVGLELPDDEMLGELKPKLVHNRNFEFHRELLDTVEDCYSRLLMPATQSTVLQTLKERADEEAIEVFGKNLRELLMAAPAGPRVTIGIDPGFRTGCKLAVIDGTGRFVANTTIYPTPPKNDTAAAGRTLLQWIEKHGVELVAIGNGTASRETDAFVGDLIRQHKLPVTKVMVSESGASIYSASEIASKEFPDLDITVRGAISIARRLQDPLAELVKTDPKSIGVGQYQHDVNQKQLRRCLQQTVESCVNQVGVDLNTASVPLLSHVAGIGPKIAENIVEFRNTHGRFTNRSQLSKVPKLGKKAVQQAAGFLRIRGGDEPLDNSAVHPESYDVVGRMAKQLQTDPKTLVGNATLSQKLKPEAFVDDRFGLPTIVDIIDELGKPGRDPRSEFRAVRFDDTVNTMEDLKSGMVLEGVITNVTHFGAFIDIGVHQDGLIHISQLADHFVSDPNQVVAVGDIVKVKVLEIDLPRKRISVTRKF, encoded by the coding sequence ATGGAAACGCAGCAGGATCTTGCCACACTGGCCGCGGCGATTGCCGCCGAACTCAATCTGCCGCCGCGGCATGTGCGGGCGGCAATCGAGTTGCTCAATGCCGGCAACACGATTCCCTTTATCGCTCGCTATCGCAAAGAAGCCACTTCGGGGCTCGACGAGATCGCTCTGCGCGCAATCGAAAATGCGTTGGAAAAAGCTCACACGCTGGCGGCGCGTAAAGCCACCGTGCTGAAGACGATCGGCGAACAGGGACAGCTGACGGACTCGCTGCGAGCCAAGATCGAAGCCTGCGGCGATCTACCGACGCTGGAATTAATCTACCTGCCCTTCAAACCCAAACGACGTACGCGAGCCACCCTCGCCCGCCAGCGCGGCCTGCAACCACTGGCCGATACCCTGTTGCAGCAACAACCGCTGAAACAATCCAAGCAAGATGCGCTGCAGGCCTTTGTCAGCGCCGAGAAAGAAGTCCCCGATCGCGACGCGGCGCTGCAAGGGGCGTTGGACATCGTCGCCGAACAGTGGTCGGAAAATGCCGGCACGCGAACCTGGATGACGCAGAAAGCGTTTACGCAAGGCCAGATCACGTCTCAGGTCAAACGTGGCAAGAAGGACGAAGCCGATAAGTTCGAGCAGTACATCGACCGCCACGAATCGGTCAAACGCATGCCTTCCCACCGCTTGCTGGCGATGTTGCGAGGCGAGGCGGAAGGCGTGTTGCGTGTGGGCCTGGAACTGCCCGACGATGAAATGCTCGGCGAACTGAAACCCAAACTGGTTCACAATCGCAACTTTGAATTTCATCGCGAACTGTTGGACACGGTCGAAGATTGTTACAGCCGGTTGCTGATGCCGGCGACCCAGTCGACCGTCCTGCAGACGCTGAAGGAACGCGCCGACGAAGAAGCGATCGAGGTGTTTGGCAAGAACCTGCGCGAGCTGTTGATGGCCGCGCCCGCCGGGCCGCGAGTCACGATCGGCATCGATCCCGGTTTCCGTACCGGTTGTAAATTGGCCGTGATCGACGGCACCGGGCGGTTTGTCGCTAACACCACGATCTACCCCACGCCGCCGAAAAACGACACCGCCGCCGCGGGCCGCACGCTGTTGCAGTGGATCGAAAAACATGGCGTTGAATTGGTCGCCATCGGCAACGGCACCGCCTCCCGCGAAACCGACGCCTTCGTGGGCGACTTGATTCGCCAGCACAAACTGCCGGTCACCAAGGTGATGGTCAGTGAGTCGGGAGCGTCAATCTATTCGGCCAGCGAAATCGCTTCCAAAGAATTTCCCGACTTGGACATCACCGTGCGAGGCGCCATCAGTATCGCCCGCCGCTTGCAGGACCCCTTGGCGGAACTGGTCAAAACCGATCCCAAGTCGATCGGCGTCGGACAGTACCAGCACGACGTCAATCAAAAACAACTTCGTCGCTGCTTGCAACAAACGGTCGAATCGTGCGTCAACCAAGTGGGCGTCGACTTGAACACGGCCAGCGTACCGCTGCTGTCACACGTGGCCGGCATCGGGCCCAAGATCGCCGAGAACATCGTCGAGTTTCGCAACACTCACGGCCGCTTCACCAACCGTTCGCAGCTGAGCAAAGTGCCCAAGCTGGGCAAAAAGGCGGTCCAGCAAGCGGCCGGGTTTTTGCGGATTCGCGGTGGCGATGAACCGCTGGATAATTCCGCCGTGCACCCAGAAAGCTACGACGTTGTGGGACGCATGGCCAAACAGCTGCAGACCGATCCCAAGACCTTGGTTGGGAACGCCACGCTGAGCCAAAAGCTGAAACCCGAAGCTTTTGTCGACGACCGCTTTGGACTGCCGACCATCGTCGACATCATCGACGAACTGGGCAAACCGGGACGCGACCCCCGCAGCGAGTTCCGCGCCGTCCGCTTCGACGACACGGTCAACACCATGGAAGACCTCAAGTCCGGCATGGTACTGGAAGGCGTGATCACCAACGTGACGCATTTTGGCGCCTTCATCGATATCGGCGTCCATCAGGACGGCTTGATCCACATCTCGCAATTGGCCGACCATTTCGTCAGCGACCCCAATCAAGTGGTCGCCGTCGGCGACATTGTGAAAGTCAAAGTCCTAGAAATCGATCTGCCGCGAAAACGCATCTCGGTAACCCGCAAGTTCTAA